A region of the Leptospira inadai serovar Lyme str. 10 genome:
AGTACGTTAACGGAAGTCGCTTTATCGCCCACCTACCCGCAAATCATTTTACTCCGGAAGAATTCGTGATTCGATCTAAGGATATCGCGAAAGAGAACGGATTAAAAATCACGATATTCGACGAACCCCAACTAAAGAAGGAAAAGATGGGGGGAATTCTCGCGGTCTCACAAGGCTCGGATAAGAAACCGAAAATGATTATTTTGGAATATCATCCGGTAAAACCTAAAACCAGAAAAAAACTGGCTTTGATCGGAAAGGGCCTCACGTTCGACTCCGGAGGGATCAGCATCAAACCCGCGCAAGACATGCATGAAATGAAATACGATATGTGCGGTGCGGCTGCGGTGATTCACGCTATCGGTGCGATTGCGGAATTAGAGATCGGTGTGCCCGTGATTGCGGCGATCGGAGTCGCGGAGAACATGCCGGATGCAGCCGCCTTAAAACCGGGCGACGTTTATACCGCACATAATGGACTAACGGTGGAGGTTCAGAATACCGATGCGGAAGGGCGTTTGGTGCTCGGGGATGTCCTCTCCTATATAGGAAAAAAATTCAAACCGGACTATATGGTAGATTTGGCCACTTTAACGGGAGCGATCATCATCTCTCTCGGGCACGAAGCGGCCGGAGTAATGAGTAATTCCGAAAAACTTGCTGAACTCTTGAATGAAGCTTCGGCATCTTCCGATGAGCGAATCTGGAATCTTCCGCTTTGGGACGAGTACGGAGAGGAATTAAAAAGTGATATAGCCGACATACGAAATGTTGCGGGACGTCCCGGGGGAAGTCTTTCGGCAGGAAAATATCTGGAACGATTTGTCGATTCGGGCATCGAGTGGGCCCATATAGATATTGCAGGAACCGCGTGGAGAAAAAAATCCTCAGGTACCCAAATCGGGAACGGACCAAGCGGTTACGGGGTTCGCCTTTTAGTCGATCTCGCCGAAAAGTTGGAAAAAAGCAAATAATACAAACTCGCCGTGAGTGATGATAATTGCAAGTACGGCGTACGGCGGATTTACCGTTTCTTGGCCCAGACTTGACGACACCTTGCAATCCGGCCCGCAATAGTCGGGTCGGCGCGAGGCCTGCTCCGCAAGATTGGTTCTGCAAGACAGATGATGGTAAACTGTCTCCAAGACCGATTGAAATCGATGCACAGTGTCGGAGCCGATCGCAAAAAGAAAATTACAATTTGTCCCAATCCGGAACGGACCCTTTACTCTTTATAGTAGAGAGAGCTTCCCGAAAATCGGAAAATATTTGCTTCTTGCTCTTTCCCTTGTAATACTTCTCGAAATATTGAGAAGTTTCCATATCCTGGATTTCCTTGGTAAAAGCATACAGGGCTAATTGATTTATTGATACACCCTGCTCTTCTGCTACTCTTTCGATTTTATGTTTTAGCTCGGAGGGAATCCGGATCGTTAAAATACTAGCTTTAGCTTTCATTTTCTACCCTCCATATCTTCATGAACTCAGATGGTGTAATCACTTTCAAATCTGCAAATTTAAGATTATTACCGACCAGATAATCCCTAATATTGCTTGTTACTAAGTAATCCGCATTCGACGCAATCGCCAGTTCTACAAAGTGATTATCATCCTCATCTCGCAAGTTTGGTCGAAATGAATAATAAATCGTTTGAGCAAAACCTATGTGAGCAATAAAGCCGAGGATTTTCTTAATTTCTTTATCCTTGATACCTAAATCCTTTTTTGAAGTGTCTCTTTTCAAGACTTCTTCATATTCTTTAAATACAGGAATTGATATGCTAAGTTTGATCTTTTGCTCAAAAATTAATTCTAAAATTGCCCGAGAAGCTCCTGGCTCAGCCCGTAAGGCTTGGTATAAAACATTAGTATCTAAGACAATTTTCAATTCTCTTGATGATAGCATATATACTATCAAATTGCCAACTGTTTTATTTCCACCTTTTAATCAAATCACCCGAAAAGCTCTTCTTACTGCAGTTTCTTCCGCTATGTCTAAGATCTAACACCTTATACTCCCGGAATCAGTTCTCCTTCCTCCACTATCTAACATCCAATACCCAAGTCCTAACACCTAGACATTATGTGACATAATTAAAAACCGACTCAAGTACGAAGTGAAAGAATTCCGCTCGACCCATAGTGCACTGCAAAAAGAATGGTCATAGATAGTGCACTGCACAATTAAAGGAGGTTGGGACTCCAATGGACCAGCCTAAGATTCGAAAACGACACTTCTTTATCGCGATCCTGCCCCTGCTCTACCAATCCTTGGTAGCGCCGATTGCAGGCTCTCTAACCGAAAATTGGATTTTAAACAAAAGCCGGACGGAAACCCAATCGGTAAAGCAATTCATCCAGGAGCACAGACCATCCATCTCCCCTTCGGAGCTGGAAATATTGACGAAAACAATACTGCTCGAAGCGGCTAAGATCGATGATCTGGCCTGCGGGAGGTATTGTTCCGAAGGCGAAAAAGTCGGCCTTCTTCTAGGACTAATTCAAGTTGAATCCGAATTCTCCAGAAAAGCTAAATCTAAAAAGAATGCCCGCGGCTATATGCAGGTCCTTCCTTCTACCGGCGCCTGGATCGGTTCCCTGGAAGGCAGGAAGGTGCGTGATTTTCACTTATTCGAGACCGAAATCAATATACATTTGGGGGTTTCCTATCTAAATCATTTATTAGAAACCCAAGACGGGGATATTCATAAGGCGTTACTAGCGTACAATGCCGGCCCGGCCGCCGTGAAAAAATGGGGCGGAGTCCGCCAATATGCGGAAGATATTTTTTCCATACAGGAAGAATACCTAGGGTTTCGGAAATAAAAGACTTTCTACATCCATTCAATGCATTTCGAGAGCATCTCGCGCATTCGTTCCTTCGAGGTCCGGAACGGATGCCCGTGTCCGGGCAAAACCCATTCGAATTCGATGTTTGTAAGCGACTGCATGGATTTTTTTTGTTCGGACCAGGAATACCAACAAGCGTTTCGAAAGGCGATTAGACGTTCCCGCTCCGGATCGAACGCAAGGTGATCTCCCGTAAAAAGATATCGATCCGCATAAAGCAAGACCGAATGCCCCCGAGTATGGCCGGGCGTGGGAATTACCAGAAGGTCCTCATCCAGACGAAAACTCTCTTTTCCCGTAACGAGTATTTCCGGCCGACCGACAACGGCGGCATCGTCTTCGTGAATAATCCTTTCACAATGAAATTCCTCCCTGAATTTCGCATGATCGGCGACATCGTCTCTGTGCGTGAGATAATGGTATCGAACTCCTCCTAGAGAATGTATTTTTTCCGCCAACGAAGGAACGAATCGAGGAGAGTCGATCAGGACATTTCCGGAATCCCGAACGATTAAATAGGAAAAGGCCCCGAACGAAGCTCTAGAATGATAGCCGCAATGATAGACATTTTCATGAATTAACGAGGGAAAGGATTGCTTAGCTCTTTGGAGATCGGTTCGATCTTGCGTTCCGATAGATGCGGTCGGACAAGAAAGCAAAGCTCGTAATGCGTCCAAGGATTCGATTTCGTTCGATGGTTGTTTCTGAACGTAGGAAGCGCCGCCCGACTCGGAAAAAACTTTCGGGGCTAAAATTCGGCATGTTTCACAATCGATGCAGGAAGAATCCACATAGAAATTCCCGGAAACATTCTCGCTTCTTCTTTTAGAGACGGTCGCCATGTATTTTAGACTGCATTCCCTTTGAAAGGGTCGCTCTTGAAGGTTGCCAAGTCCGAATGGAAATTTACGGAATTTACTGAACCCAATCACTCGAATTAAAGTACTTATCTTCCAATAATTTCAACTCTCCGGTTCGAATCATTTCGGAGAGAAAAAAATCGAAATTTCGTAAATAGATAAGATCGACTTTTGGAAGCAGGGCCGAGATATGATCTTCCTGTACCGTTTCTAATAGCGGGCGATAATTGGAAGCCAAAGACGGTTGCAACTGAAGAATTCCTTTGATATGATAGGCTTCCGCCACGAAGCAATTTGCCGTTCCCGCCTTAACCGCATTCCATGCGCCGTCGATACTTCCGTAGGTAAAAATTCTCGAATTCGGAAAGGCGTGCAAAAGATATTCATGGCTTCCTGAAAATGCCCGCACTGCAAAACTGATGCCGCTCAAATCCCCGAGATCCTTTACGCTTCGAAAATACTGAGTCGTAATGATATTTCCTTCCGGAGCGGGAGGTAAAGCCGACTTTCTAATGAGCGCCGCGGGCGTTGAAATTAAGTAAGGCCTACTGAATTTTATTTTTTTCGATCGTTCTAGTGTGGTCGTTAATCCGGAAAGAGCTAAATCGACTTCTCCTTTTTGAACGGCTTCCGCAAAGTCCTCGAATTCGGGTTTCGGAACGAAAACATATTTGACGCCGAGAAAATCGGCATATTTTTTTCCAAGCTCCGCATCAAACCCCGGAAACCCTTCTTTAGGCTTGTCGATATAAAATGGGGCGAAATTACGGTTCCCGGTTACCCTGATTTCACCTCTTCGCTGGATTTCCAGGAGCCTTGAGACGGCAGAATCGCCCTGCGCAATCGCGAAGGATCCGGAAAAGAAAAAATACAATCCGGGCAAAACAAGAAATCTCAAAAAACGAATTTTAAGCGGAACCTGGAAAAACATATCTCTTGACCTCAGTCTCTTTGTAACTCCGGTATTCGAGAAAAGAATTCCAGGCATTCAGGATTGGAAAGTGCATCCTTATTCGGAATCGGTTGCCCTTGGACCGCTCTCTTAACCGCAATTTCGACCTTTTTCATATTTCGAGTATACGGTATGTCCGGCACTTCTAGTATTTTTGAGGGAACGTGTCGAGGAGAGACTTTATCCTTGATCTCCTTTCGGATAAAATTTTCGAATTCGGGAGTCAGATGCTTATTCCGGCTCATCTTTAGAAATAGTACGACGCGAACATCATCTTTCCAATCCTGCCCGATTACGACCGAATCGGCTATTTCAGGAATCGTTTCAAGCAAAGTATATAAATCGGCGGTGCCGATTCTGACTCCTCCCGGATTTAAGGTAGCATCGGATCGACCGTAAACGATCATTCCTCCATGCTCGGTAATTTCCGCAAAATCGCCGTGTCGCCAGATTTCGGGAAAAACGTCGAAATATGCAGTTCTATATTTTTCTCCATCGGTATCATTCCAAAACTCAAGAGGCATGGAAGGAAAGGGCTGAGTGCAAATCAATTCTCCTTTGCCTTCCCGCATTGGTTTTCCCGCATCGTCAAAAATTTGAACCGACATCCCGAGCCCCAAACATTGGAGTTCGCCCGCGTAAACGGGTAAATTCGGATTTCCTAATGCAAAACAGCCGTTTAAATCCGTTCCTCCGGAGATCGAGGAAAGCCTGACGTCTTTTTTCCAGGAATCGTACACGTATCTAAAACCGTATCCGGGTAACGGAGAACCGGTAGAGAGAACCGACTTTAAGGCCGATAAATTTTGAGTCGGTCGAAATTTATCCTTTTCCAGGCTTAGAATGTATTTTGCTCCTACTCCGAAAACGTTCGTTCTTTTTTCGGAAGCATACTTAAATAGGACACCGGGATCCGGATAAAAGGGATTTCCGTCAAAAAGCTGAACTGTCGCCCCGATGGATAAAGCGCTGACGAGCCAATTCCACATCATCCATCCGCAGGTCGTATAATAGAAAATCCGATCTTCCTCGCTCAGATCGGTATGTAAGGCAAGTTCTTTCCAATGATTGAGAAATACTCCCGATCCTTGGACCATACATTTAGGAAGCCCGGTCGTTCCGGAAGAATACATTATATAAACGGGATGATCGAAAGAAAGTTGTTCGAATCGTGGACTTTTTCCTAAAAACGCTTTCGAGGCATCATAGAGAGACATCACATTCGAGGGAAAGTTCCGTAATCCTTCCACGGAATTTGCATTCTGAACGGACGGATAAGTCGAGACCAGGACGACTTTTAGGCAGGCAAGTTGTTCCGATATTTCCTTAACAATTGCTGATAAGGGAAGATTCTTCCCCTTAAACTCGTAACGATCCGTCGTAATTAAAACTTTCGGCTGAATCTGCCCGAACCTATCTAAAACTCCCTTGGCGCCGAAATCGGGAGAACAGGAAGACCATACGGCCCCTACTGCCGTTGCGGAAAGCATAGCGACGATCGTATCGGGAACGTTCGGCATCAGACCCGCAATTCTGTCGCCGGGCAAAATACCGATCGATCTAAAATACTCGGATAGGGCTCCCACCCGCAGCCAAAGTTCGGAAAAGGTCAAATCTTCCGAAGCCCCGCTTTCTCCAACATAAGTAATTGCGAGCTTATCGTCTTTTCTACGTAATAGATTTTCCGCAAAATTCAACCTCGCTCCCGGGAAAAACCTCGCCTCCCGAAACGTTTTCCCTTTGCGCAAGATCTCCTCGTAAGGATGAGAATGAATAACGGGAGCGTACTGCCAGAGGAGTTCCCAAAAATCTTCGGAGGAAGTTACGGACCAGGAATGCAATTCCGAATAGGTAAGGAATGATTTTCCTGTTTTTTCTTCGACAAACCGTTGGAAGTTCGTCATTCGAGAATTGGCAATCTGTTCGGTGTTCGGCTTCCAAATCGGTTCGTTCATATTCGGCACGTAATGCTTGAGAAAAATCCCGCTTTGGTCAACAGGAATTTAGTTGAGTAAGTAGAACGAATCACTTAACTATGTGGCGGGAGAATTCACTTGCTCAATTTTCAGAACCATTTTGACGTCCCGACTCTTTTGTTTTTATGCATTAGCATTCTTTATGCCGGGCACGGTTTCATACACCAACTGATCGTCGGCGGGGCGATTTCGGTCTTCCAGCATCCCGACGAAAGGCAATCTCGCTTGATTTTAATGATCTGGATCGCAACAGGAGGGTTCATGAGTTTTTTAGGCCTACTCCCGACGACTCTCTTACTTTTATTCGGTCCGGAACCGGCGCCGGTGAAGGCCGCGCTGTGGACGAACTTTATCGCACTGGGTTTTTTGGCGTTTCACTCCATCATATGCGGATTGAAGCAACTTCCCAAGCCGCTTAGAGTCGGTTTTTATTTCACTCTGGCATTTGCCGTAGCGCATCTTGCCTTTTTGATTCTACAGGGAAAAATATAAAAGAGAATGCTAACCCTGTAAGGGTTCAAAAAAGGCAAGATTCTCCGGACCTTCGTGGATCACGATTCTCTCGACTCTTCCTTCCGCGGCGTGCACGCTTTCCTTGAGACCGTTATAAAACCAGCGAGCCATATTTTCCGAGGTGGGGTTGGTTTTCTTAAAATCGATATGCTCGTTAATCAGAATATGATCCAATTCGGAAACCAGCTCCCTAAGCTTCTTTTTGGAGGTAAGAAAATCGAAACTAATCCCGTCTTCCCCTATATTCTTTCGCCCGGACAAATAAACTTCCACTTTAAAGGAATGGCCATGGATCGGCTCATCGGAGCCGTCCGAGAAATATTTATAAAGAAAATGCGAGGATTCGAAGCGTTCCTCTATCCGAATATAGAATTTGCCTGCTTCTTGAAAAAACATGGAATTGACTAACGATCCGGGAGTCTATATACTGGAAGGAAACCCGTACTAATAGGAGATTTTCCACATGTCGGAAGCGGTCAAGCCAAGATTTTATAAGGAAATGACGGTGGGCGAAGCGATCGCTTTGCATCCGGAAGCCGGCCTCGTCTTTTCCAGTTACCACTTAGGCGGTTGTTCTCACTGTTCCATCAACGAACTGGAGACGATCGAGCAAGTTTGCATGGGCTACGGTGTAGAAGTAGAAGTGCTGATCGAGAGCCTAAACAATCTGATGGAAGACGGGGAAGAGTAGCTTTCAGAGGACAGAAGACTGAGGACAGACGCGTTCGCTTTGCTCACGCTAGACAGAAGCTGCTAGACGTTGGAAAAGTTACAGAAATAGAGGAAAGATCCCCTGTAACACAGGAATCTTTCTCCAGAACATGGAAATTCCGCTCACCAATGTTCTGTCTTCAGTCCTCTGCAATGTAGTAGTATCTTGTTCCGGCCTTTCGAAAGTATTTCGTAATTTCCCCGGTCCAACCTTCCGCCGTTTTTAAGCGCCTTCTAAACGTATCTTCCGGAATACGAAACGTATCGCCCAGAGTATCGTAACGGAAAAAACGGATTCCTCTTGTATTACGAATCATTAATAGGTTTCCCGGTTCGGTTTCCCAATGCCTTTCGCCTTCCCAAGTAAAGTAGATTGTACGACTGGGAAAGACGGGGTATTTTTTTCCTTCATACAGAACTCTATCCTTGCTTCTATCGACGTTTCTAAAAATTTTTTTAGGACCGCTTTTAATGATAAAGTTAATGGTTCCGCATCGGAAGGTTAGAAAAAGAGGAATTCCGGAAAAGGTCATTTCCTCGATTCCGAACGGGGGTGCAAGTCGAGTCGCCAGCGAACCGGAACTCTTAGTAATGCGATCCAATTTTGTTCTCATGGAATCGTCTAAAAATTCTACGGTATCGTCTTTTCTGATTTTTTCCAACTGTCGGTAAATAATGTCGAACTCGCGCTTCTCATACGCTTTGTTCCTTACGAAGCCGTCCAACTGGCGCTTTAAATTAGCCAATCTCGCGCGAAAATAAGGAGTATCATTCCTACTGGCAACGTCGAACATTTCTTCCCATAAAGTTTCCAGTTCACGTACTTCCGTATTTCTATCAAAGGTGCTTTTTTCAACTTCCTCTAATATATAGCGAAATCTACGTTTTAAATCGAAAAGAAATCGGGAATCCTTGACTCGTTCCATGGGGCAGTCCTATTATTATCGGTCCATTTTGATGAATGGGAAAATAAGTTTGGCCGAGATTTCTACCTGCTACATCAGTTTGCGTGTTTTCGCATCTTAATCGAAAGAATAATTCCGGCGGCTATCATCGACATAATTAGGTGAGAACCTCCATAACTCATAAACGATAAGGGAATTCCGGTTACGGGCATCAGCCCTAAAACGATGCCGATATTAATCGCCATATGGTAGAAAAGCAAGGCGACGATACCCGAAGCAAGTAGCGATCCGAAACGGTCCTTACTTTCATAACTGATCTGCAGGCCTCGTAAAGGAATGGAAAACAAGAAGAAAAGCAGGAAGACCGAGCCGATAAATCCTGTCTGCTCCGCCCAGGAGGCGAAAATAAAATCCGTACTTGATTCGGGAACATGAGGAATTTTTCCTTCAGTCATTTCCGCGTTTAAGAACCCTTTCCCGACTAGCTTTCCGGAGCCGACTGCCGGTTTGGAGGCGCGTAGTTGATAGCCGGCCCCCTGCTTAAATTCGTCCGGATTCAGGAACGCCGTTAAACGAATTACCTGATTTTCGCGAAAAGGAACCGTTTTCATAACGACAACCGCGGAAAGGATGCTGATCCCGACTATTCCGAGAGGAATATAATATGTTCTTAATGTTTTTGCGCCTCGAGCGATACGGAGCAAAATCATGATCACACTCAGCACGATTAAAGTCCCGCCTACTCCTATCAACAATCCCTGATTGGATAAAAGTTTAAAAACAAAACTCGCCTCTAAATCGATTACCTGATCGACGGCTTCCCGCAATGAGCTCAGAGTCTTAGGTGTCAGATTTACTCCGGCGATATCTTTTCCGTCAAGGACCTGCCAAATCTTTCCTCCTAGTCGATTCACGATGGATAATAAATCCGTTTTCCCGGTCCTCTGCAGGAAGGCCAAAATGTCGTTTAACAAAGTCAAACGCGAATACTCCACATACATCGGAATCAACAAGGAAATTCCTCCCAAAGTCAGGAAGGAACTAATGTGAAGGTAATCCGCTCCGCCTAAGAACAACATCGTGAATAAAATCGGAAGAAAGGAAACTGCCGTTCCGAAATCCGGTTGTAAAAGAATCAGCGCCATCGGAACGAGTACGATCACGAAAGGTAGAATCAAGACCGTGATTTTCTTCATCTCCTTTTCCCGTAATACTAGATACTGTCCGAGAAGAATTACCGTGGACAATTTAGCGAATTCCGAAGCCTGAATTCCGACGGGGCCGATTTTCAGCCAGGAACGAGCTCCACGTCCGGATGGTAAGTAACCGATCCCGGGAATCAAAGTGAGCACGAGAAGAAATATTACGAATAAATAAATGAACAAAGCATACGAACCGATCAACTGATAGTTCACGCGAGAGATGAACCACATCGCGACTAACCCTATGAGAAAGTACAGAAACTGTCTCGCCCATTTATGAGCGAACAACCCTGACCCTTGGTCGTCGAAATTGAATTCCTGAGAATACAAGGTAAGAACGCTGCATAAAACGACTATAACTACCGAGATCACGAGAAAGTAGTCGATGCGATCGATGGATCTATCTGACATCATTGGATTTCTCCGGAAGGACAGGGGTGCCGGGGTCGGGAGCTTCCGCAACCCGTTTGAAACTGCCCGGTGGGAAAGCCGCTCGAAACATTTCTCTTGCAACCGGTGCCGCGCCCGCAGCTCCACCGATACCGTATTCGACAAAGACTGCGATTAAAATCTGCTCGCTTACGGGAGCACTAGCGGGCGCGTATCCCACGAACCAGGCGTGATTCGATCCCGAAGAACCTCTTCTTCTGGTCTGGGCAGTTCCGGTTTTTCCGGCGATATCCGGCAATCCGGGTTTGTTAAGAACGTAAGACGCAGTTCCGCTTTTCACCACCAAACGTAGTCCGGCCTTAATGGCTTCGACGGTGGAGGGTTGTATCGGGATGTCCCTTAATATCTGCGGTTCAGTGCGATTGATAATCGAATTATCTACCGGATCACGAATTTCACTCACAGTATAAGGCTGATAGATTTGCCCTCGATTGAGCAAACCTGCATAAAAAAGGGCCATTCCCAACGGAGTTACGGACATGAAGCCCTGTCCTATAGAAAGGTTGATCGTATCCCCGTCGAACCATTTCGTTCCGTACGTCCGCTTCTTCCATGCCGAAGAGGGAACAAAGCCTTGCTTTTCGTCCGGTAGATCGATATTGGATTTTGCATCCAATCCGAAAAGACGGGAATACGTTAGGATAGGATCGGACCCCAATTTATAACCGAGATTATAAAAGTAAACCGAACAGGACTTTTGCAACGCGTGGGCCAAATCGTTCGTTCCATGACCTCCTTTTTCCCAACACAAGAAAATCTGATCGGGAACTCCCGCAAACGTGGATTTCAATATAAAACTTCCGTTACAACTGTATGTCGTCTCCGGAGTATAGTCCACTTTATGACCGCTCTCCAACGCAGCCAAGGCGACTAACGTTTTGTATGTGGAAGCCGGGGGAAATTTCGATTGTATCGCTAAATTTAAAAATCCGCCGTTCGAATCCACACGTTTATAATGCGCTGTTCGTTCGGATCGGTTTTTGCCCGATAGAACGTTAGGATCGAAGCTCGGATTCGAAGCCATAGCCAATATTTCTCCGGTTGCCGGGCGCATCGCGATTGCCGTACCTCTCGCTCCTTTCAACGCTTTATATGCGGCGATCTGAATGTCCTTATCGATCGTGAGAATCAGGTTATTCCCCGGAGTCGAATGTTCCACGACTCTTTCCTCTTCGATATTGCCTTCGGAACTGCGTTTTTGGATTCGAAAACCGTCGGCTCCGCGCAGTCTCTCGTCGTACTCCAATTCCAGTCCGCTCTTCCCGAGCCATTGATAGGACTTAATCTCCCGTGTTAAAAGATCCGTCTTGGAAGGCTTTCCGATATACCCCGTGACGTGCGCCAAAGCCGGACCCATTTTGTAGATGCGTCGAGGCGAAGGGACCAAAATTACGTATTTCGAGACCGTATCGAATACCGAAATCCTTTCCTGTTGCGCCTTGCTGATCGCCTCAAGCAAAACGAAGGGTTTTTTAGATTTAATATTCTTCGAGAATTTAGGTTCGATCAAATCCTCTTCGTAGTACGACATCGGAATCGATAACGTTCTTGCGAATTCATGCAAGAAATTCCGAACTTTCGAAGGGTCGTATTTTAAGAGAGATGTATTTAAAACCGCATCCAAACTGGAATAATTGGAGACCAATGCCATGGAAGTCTCGGGAGTAAGAAAATTCCGATCAAACATTTCTCCGCGCGCTGCGGGAATCGTCTCGCTCTTTCGAACGAACTTTTCGGCTTTTAAGGAATTATTCGTACCTTGAACGATCTGCAAATTAAAAAGTTGGATGACGAAGGAAGCCAGTGTAAATACCACAAAGCCGGAAAAGACGTAAAGACGAACTCGAAAGCTCCTCTCTAGTTTAAACTCTGTGGATGTGGGAGATCCTCCGAGCACTTAGGCCTCCAATTGTTCCAGTCTGTACAATTTACCGAGTAGATAAAAGAACAACGGAGCGATGATCGCGTTGTAAATCGACGTACTGAAAATAGAATAGCTTAAATTCTCGTGAAAGAAAAGCGAAAATAGAAAATAAGTCGCGACCCTCGTGATCAGGGTGATCACCAAAGAATAAAGGGTTATAGAAAGATAATTCTCATGGTACGCGGATCTTGCGAATTTACCGATCGAATATCCCATTACGCAGAATGTTAAGGAATGCAATCCTATCTTATAAGTCATTACATTCCCGACTATCTCTCCCCCCAAACCGGAATCAGAGAGTAAGCCGCCGAAAAAACCGATCCAAATCCCAGCCATTGCGCCCTTTCGAAGCGCGAAGAAAAGAACAAACAGAACCATAAAGTCCGGTTTATTTCCCCACATTTCCAAGGCATTCGTTCCGTTCAGGAAATGTGATATAAAAATACCGGCAGCTATGACTACATATTCGAGGATCATTCGTTTTGTTCCTCTTCGGAGAAGCCCGGGCCACCCTCCGCCTTAGGTTTTACAGGTTTTCTATTCTGAGGTTGCGGAGGAATCGTTCCTCCCTGCACCGGATGAACAGGATTCTTCGGCTCCCGGTCTTCCTTGGGATAATTCAACTCCCCGAAATACGGATTTTCAATATTAATATTTTGACCTTCCGGCCAGGTTTCCGCCCATTTTTCCGGAAGCTTCAGTACGATCGTAACGGACTCCAGCATATCGAAGCGAACGAAAGGTTTCAAAAATGCGGTTTTGAAACTTCCGTTCCTAGGGCCTTCTTCCGTGATGATTCCGACGGGGATTCCCGGAGGAAATACTCCCGAAGACCCGGACGAATAAACGGCCTTTCCGATTTTACTTAAGGATTCCGTGTACTGGATCATTTCGGTCGGCCCCATCGGATAATCTCCGAAAACCCTCGGGTCGATAACGATGCCGCTATCGATATAATTCATCAATGCTTCCGTTCCGCGTCCGGAGTTGCCGGAAAGACTTGCCCATAAGTTGCTATCCGGAATGGAAACGCCCATATTAAAATTGGAATTGATTAAGGGTTGAACGACCGCCGATCCTCCGGTAACCGCAATCACCTTACCTACGAGCGCTTCGATGATTTCGCCTTTTTGATCCACGGAACGAGCCGTGACAGGCATATACGGTTTAATCCCTGCTTCGGAACCTTTGTCGATGATGATCGTTCTATAGAT
Encoded here:
- a CDS encoding acetoacetate--CoA ligase — translated: MNEPIWKPNTEQIANSRMTNFQRFVEEKTGKSFLTYSELHSWSVTSSEDFWELLWQYAPVIHSHPYEEILRKGKTFREARFFPGARLNFAENLLRRKDDKLAITYVGESGASEDLTFSELWLRVGALSEYFRSIGILPGDRIAGLMPNVPDTIVAMLSATAVGAVWSSCSPDFGAKGVLDRFGQIQPKVLITTDRYEFKGKNLPLSAIVKEISEQLACLKVVLVSTYPSVQNANSVEGLRNFPSNVMSLYDASKAFLGKSPRFEQLSFDHPVYIMYSSGTTGLPKCMVQGSGVFLNHWKELALHTDLSEEDRIFYYTTCGWMMWNWLVSALSIGATVQLFDGNPFYPDPGVLFKYASEKRTNVFGVGAKYILSLEKDKFRPTQNLSALKSVLSTGSPLPGYGFRYVYDSWKKDVRLSSISGGTDLNGCFALGNPNLPVYAGELQCLGLGMSVQIFDDAGKPMREGKGELICTQPFPSMPLEFWNDTDGEKYRTAYFDVFPEIWRHGDFAEITEHGGMIVYGRSDATLNPGGVRIGTADLYTLLETIPEIADSVVIGQDWKDDVRVVLFLKMSRNKHLTPEFENFIRKEIKDKVSPRHVPSKILEVPDIPYTRNMKKVEIAVKRAVQGQPIPNKDALSNPECLEFFSRIPELQRD
- a CDS encoding 6-carboxytetrahydropterin synthase, whose protein sequence is MFFQEAGKFYIRIEERFESSHFLYKYFSDGSDEPIHGHSFKVEVYLSGRKNIGEDGISFDFLTSKKKLRELVSELDHILINEHIDFKKTNPTSENMARWFYNGLKESVHAAEGRVERIVIHEGPENLAFFEPLQG
- a CDS encoding DUF1858 domain-containing protein; this translates as MSEAVKPRFYKEMTVGEAIALHPEAGLVFSSYHLGGCSHCSINELETIEQVCMGYGVEVEVLIESLNNLMEDGEE
- the rodA gene encoding rod shape-determining protein RodA, coding for MMSDRSIDRIDYFLVISVVIVVLCSVLTLYSQEFNFDDQGSGLFAHKWARQFLYFLIGLVAMWFISRVNYQLIGSYALFIYLFVIFLLVLTLIPGIGYLPSGRGARSWLKIGPVGIQASEFAKLSTVILLGQYLVLREKEMKKITVLILPFVIVLVPMALILLQPDFGTAVSFLPILFTMLFLGGADYLHISSFLTLGGISLLIPMYVEYSRLTLLNDILAFLQRTGKTDLLSIVNRLGGKIWQVLDGKDIAGVNLTPKTLSSLREAVDQVIDLEASFVFKLLSNQGLLIGVGGTLIVLSVIMILLRIARGAKTLRTYYIPLGIVGISILSAVVVMKTVPFRENQVIRLTAFLNPDEFKQGAGYQLRASKPAVGSGKLVGKGFLNAEMTEGKIPHVPESSTDFIFASWAEQTGFIGSVFLLFFLFSIPLRGLQISYESKDRFGSLLASGIVALLFYHMAINIGIVLGLMPVTGIPLSFMSYGGSHLIMSMIAAGIILSIKMRKHAN
- the mrdA gene encoding penicillin-binding protein 2; this translates as MLGGSPTSTEFKLERSFRVRLYVFSGFVVFTLASFVIQLFNLQIVQGTNNSLKAEKFVRKSETIPAARGEMFDRNFLTPETSMALVSNYSSLDAVLNTSLLKYDPSKVRNFLHEFARTLSIPMSYYEEDLIEPKFSKNIKSKKPFVLLEAISKAQQERISVFDTVSKYVILVPSPRRIYKMGPALAHVTGYIGKPSKTDLLTREIKSYQWLGKSGLELEYDERLRGADGFRIQKRSSEGNIEEERVVEHSTPGNNLILTIDKDIQIAAYKALKGARGTAIAMRPATGEILAMASNPSFDPNVLSGKNRSERTAHYKRVDSNGGFLNLAIQSKFPPASTYKTLVALAALESGHKVDYTPETTYSCNGSFILKSTFAGVPDQIFLCWEKGGHGTNDLAHALQKSCSVYFYNLGYKLGSDPILTYSRLFGLDAKSNIDLPDEKQGFVPSSAWKKRTYGTKWFDGDTINLSIGQGFMSVTPLGMALFYAGLLNRGQIYQPYTVSEIRDPVDNSIINRTEPQILRDIPIQPSTVEAIKAGLRLVVKSGTASYVLNKPGLPDIAGKTGTAQTRRRGSSGSNHAWFVGYAPASAPVSEQILIAVFVEYGIGGAAGAAPVAREMFRAAFPPGSFKRVAEAPDPGTPVLPEKSNDVR
- the mreD gene encoding rod shape-determining protein MreD, whose amino-acid sequence is MILEYVVIAAGIFISHFLNGTNALEMWGNKPDFMVLFVLFFALRKGAMAGIWIGFFGGLLSDSGLGGEIVGNVMTYKIGLHSLTFCVMGYSIGKFARSAYHENYLSITLYSLVITLITRVATYFLFSLFFHENLSYSIFSTSIYNAIIAPLFFYLLGKLYRLEQLEA